One region of Pararhizobium qamdonense genomic DNA includes:
- a CDS encoding aldose 1-epimerase, giving the protein MTAVHLSNGNLSARISTKGGIVLGFWWERDEVRLPLLREAPGDDADALASGCYPLVPFGNRVRDNRFSFRGRDYRFQANTDWDRHYLHGEGWQAEWTVAQETAGSLDLSFHHAAGEITPYSYAASQRFVLQEDGFKLTLSVTNTGENALPFGLGWHPYFPMTPKTTLLAPARKYWTEVDGWLPGEATDIPLDVDFSDPRSLPHRWVNNGFEDWCGEAQIVWPERQARLSLTADPLFRHAFVFVSDTSFDPAFQRDYFCFEPMSHLADGHNMTGLGDLKVLEPGETLAGSIHMKPSAWAEQ; this is encoded by the coding sequence GTGACTGCCGTTCATCTCAGCAATGGAAATCTTTCGGCCCGCATATCCACCAAGGGTGGCATCGTGCTCGGCTTCTGGTGGGAGCGCGATGAAGTCCGGTTGCCGCTTTTGCGCGAAGCGCCCGGTGACGACGCCGATGCCTTGGCGTCCGGCTGCTATCCGCTGGTGCCGTTTGGCAATCGTGTCCGGGACAACCGGTTCAGCTTTCGCGGCCGCGACTATCGTTTCCAGGCCAATACCGATTGGGACAGGCATTATCTGCATGGCGAAGGCTGGCAGGCGGAGTGGACTGTCGCGCAAGAGACGGCCGGGTCGCTCGATCTTTCGTTTCATCATGCGGCCGGCGAGATAACACCCTATAGCTATGCGGCATCCCAGCGTTTCGTGCTGCAGGAGGACGGCTTCAAGCTGACCCTATCGGTCACCAATACGGGGGAAAACGCGCTTCCTTTTGGGCTTGGCTGGCATCCTTATTTTCCAATGACGCCAAAGACGACGCTGCTTGCGCCGGCGCGAAAATACTGGACGGAAGTGGACGGCTGGCTGCCGGGCGAGGCGACGGACATTCCGCTGGATGTCGATTTCAGCGATCCGCGCAGTCTGCCCCATCGCTGGGTCAACAATGGCTTTGAGGATTGGTGCGGCGAGGCGCAGATTGTCTGGCCGGAGCGGCAGGCGCGGCTTTCCCTGACGGCGGATCCGTTGTTTCGCCACGCTTTCGTCTTCGTGTCCGACACCAGCTTCGATCCGGCTTTCCAGCGGGACTATTTCTGTTTCGAACCGATGTCGCATCTGGCAGACGGCCACAACATGACGGGTCTCGGCGATCTGAAGGTGCTTGAACCCGGAGAAACGCTTGCGGGCAGCATCCACATGAAGCCGTCTGCCTGGGCAGAACAGTAG
- a CDS encoding sugar ABC transporter ATP-binding protein, which produces MIHSAPSPSPDRTVIASIEGCTKRYPGVLALDNATFDVAAGEVRALLGKNGAGKSTLIRMLTGAEVPDTGTVRIDGEELTQSGSARAQESFAKGVRVVYQELSLVPGMTLAENLFLGRWPRKAGILSYSDMEAQAQEAMARLGLDLPPSRLVTGLSPAERQLLEIARVLLGKPKLVILDEPTSSLAAAEAEKVMTAVKRIASEGIAVIYVSHRMNEIRRISQSATVMRDGRIIDTVDVAGADTRDIVRLMLGSEAAQAAVLETKSREKVVLEVTGLALEPKLSSISFKLRQGEVLGIAGLLGSGRTELLQSIMGVRAFDRGTVSVDGKTAGRPKYRRMLDAGFGYTPESRKEEGIVPLLGVDENTVSTDFASVSSYGVLSARRMAQATRRVIERLHVKTAETDTPIGTLSGGNQQKVVIGRWVHADSRILLLDEPTRGVDVEAKAQIYAIIRQLAAEGRSIIFVSSEIEELPLVCDRVVVLREGTLKEEFTSPDIDQDAVMAACIAGH; this is translated from the coding sequence ATGATCCATTCTGCCCCGAGCCCGAGCCCTGACCGGACTGTCATCGCCTCGATTGAAGGTTGTACCAAACGCTATCCCGGCGTTTTGGCACTCGACAACGCTACATTCGATGTTGCTGCGGGCGAAGTGCGCGCGCTGCTTGGCAAGAATGGCGCTGGAAAATCCACGCTGATCCGCATGCTGACCGGCGCTGAAGTGCCTGACACCGGAACGGTGCGTATCGATGGCGAGGAATTGACCCAATCCGGCTCGGCCCGGGCGCAGGAATCCTTCGCCAAGGGCGTGCGCGTCGTTTATCAGGAACTCTCGCTCGTACCCGGCATGACGCTGGCGGAAAATCTCTTTCTCGGCCGCTGGCCGCGCAAGGCCGGCATTCTCAGCTATTCCGACATGGAAGCGCAAGCGCAGGAGGCGATGGCACGCCTTGGCCTCGACCTGCCGCCGTCCCGGCTGGTGACTGGTCTGAGCCCCGCCGAGCGCCAGCTGCTTGAAATCGCCCGGGTGCTGCTCGGCAAGCCGAAACTGGTGATCCTCGACGAGCCGACCAGCTCGCTTGCCGCAGCGGAGGCCGAAAAGGTGATGACCGCCGTCAAGCGCATCGCCAGCGAAGGTATTGCCGTCATCTATGTCAGCCACCGGATGAACGAGATCCGCCGGATTTCGCAATCGGCAACCGTCATGCGCGATGGCAGGATCATTGACACGGTTGACGTGGCCGGCGCCGATACGCGCGACATCGTCCGGTTGATGCTCGGCTCGGAGGCGGCGCAGGCCGCCGTGCTCGAAACGAAATCGCGCGAAAAGGTCGTTTTGGAAGTGACCGGTCTGGCGCTGGAGCCGAAACTCTCCTCGATATCCTTCAAGCTGCGCCAGGGCGAGGTGCTTGGCATTGCCGGCCTTCTGGGCTCCGGCCGCACGGAGTTGCTGCAATCGATCATGGGTGTGCGTGCCTTTGATCGCGGCACGGTCTCGGTGGATGGAAAAACCGCCGGCCGGCCAAAATACCGGCGCATGCTGGACGCCGGTTTCGGCTACACGCCGGAAAGCCGCAAGGAAGAAGGCATCGTGCCGCTTCTCGGTGTCGATGAAAATACGGTCTCGACCGATTTTGCGAGCGTCAGTTCCTACGGTGTCCTGTCGGCGCGCCGGATGGCGCAGGCGACGCGCAGGGTCATCGAGCGGCTTCATGTCAAAACTGCTGAGACCGATACGCCGATCGGAACCTTATCGGGCGGCAACCAGCAAAAGGTCGTCATCGGCCGCTGGGTGCATGCCGATAGCCGCATCCTTCTGCTTGACGAGCCGACGCGCGGCGTCGATGTCGAGGCGAAGGCCCAGATCTATGCCATCATCCGCCAGCTTGCCGCCGAAGGCCGCAGCATCATCTTCGTCTCCAGCGAGATCGAGGAGCTGCCGCTTGTCTGCGACCGCGTCGTGGTCCTGCGCGAAGGCACGCTGAAGGAAGAATTCACATCCCCCGATATCGATCAGGATGCCGTCATGGCAGCCTGCATCGCCGGTCACTGA
- a CDS encoding alpha/beta fold hydrolase, with the protein MDTARRSHTKNGTAYVEQGSGEPLVLIHGVGMRLEAWAPQMATLRRSHRVISVDMPGHGESRALPEGSGLQAFVDWLGLFLDDLALDRANVAGHSMGALIAGGAAATFGNRISRVALLNAVYRRDPLARTAVMERAGKIHDGEVDIDGPLLRWFGADAQGSEVYRLTRRWLSSVDRAAYATAYAAFAGGDATYADGWQKVRCPALFLTGADDPNSTPAMAQAMADAAPHGYAVLIAGHRHMVNLTAPDEVNTILANWLAKPEETR; encoded by the coding sequence ATGGACACGGCCCGGCGATCCCATACGAAAAACGGCACGGCCTACGTGGAGCAGGGTTCCGGCGAGCCGCTGGTGCTGATCCATGGGGTCGGCATGCGGCTGGAAGCCTGGGCGCCGCAAATGGCTACGCTCAGGAGATCGCACCGGGTGATTTCAGTCGATATGCCGGGCCATGGCGAAAGCCGGGCCTTGCCGGAAGGGTCGGGCCTCCAAGCGTTTGTTGACTGGCTTGGCCTTTTCCTCGACGACCTCGCGCTTGATCGTGCCAATGTCGCAGGACATTCGATGGGCGCGCTGATTGCCGGCGGTGCTGCGGCGACATTCGGAAACAGGATCTCCCGTGTCGCTCTTTTGAACGCGGTCTATCGCCGGGATCCGCTAGCGCGCACCGCAGTCATGGAAAGAGCCGGCAAAATCCATGATGGAGAGGTTGATATCGATGGACCATTGCTGCGCTGGTTCGGTGCAGACGCTCAAGGGAGCGAGGTCTACCGGTTGACCCGCCGCTGGCTGTCCTCCGTCGATCGCGCCGCCTATGCCACGGCCTATGCAGCCTTTGCCGGTGGAGATGCCACCTATGCGGATGGCTGGCAAAAGGTGCGTTGCCCGGCGCTGTTTCTGACGGGCGCAGACGACCCCAACTCGACGCCGGCGATGGCGCAGGCAATGGCGGATGCAGCGCCTCATGGTTACGCTGTGCTGATTGCGGGCCACAGGCATATGGTCAATCTGACCGCACCCGATGAGGTCAACACGATCCTTGCGAACTGGCTGGCGAAACCGGAGGAAACACGATGA
- a CDS encoding ABC transporter permease, translating into MSLEQAAKTPASAERRRGGFSQHMNEISLFVAIAVLYIVFTATAGGFMTFNNQINILRDAATIGIAAWAATLIIISGEIDVSVGPMVAFISVALAYLLQWGVPTPVAFVFAIAIGAALASIAGILRAYFDVPSFVGTLGLWSALRGTALFVTDALPVSIGRNDIVDMLDRPVLGVPPAAIIMLVLFAVFAFVSRKTAFGRSVFAIGGNPHAAFLSGINVSRIRVALFAIAGAMAAVSGILLLSRLGSGNATAASGLEFDVIAAVVVGGTALSGGRGSMLGTLLGVLVITLIGNGLVLLGINPFFQQVVRGLIIVIAVLANIQAIKRGAARNKG; encoded by the coding sequence ATGTCCCTGGAACAGGCAGCCAAGACGCCCGCATCCGCTGAGCGCCGGCGCGGTGGGTTCTCGCAGCACATGAACGAAATCAGCCTCTTCGTTGCGATCGCCGTGCTTTACATCGTCTTTACCGCCACTGCTGGCGGCTTCATGACGTTCAACAACCAGATCAACATCCTGCGCGATGCGGCAACGATCGGCATTGCCGCCTGGGCGGCGACGCTGATCATCATTTCCGGTGAAATCGACGTCAGCGTCGGCCCGATGGTAGCCTTCATTTCCGTGGCGCTGGCCTATCTCCTGCAATGGGGCGTTCCCACACCGGTCGCCTTCGTGTTCGCGATCGCCATTGGCGCCGCACTTGCATCCATCGCCGGCATCTTGCGTGCCTATTTCGATGTGCCGTCCTTTGTCGGCACGCTTGGCCTGTGGAGCGCGTTGCGCGGTACGGCACTGTTCGTCACCGATGCGTTGCCGGTCTCGATCGGACGCAACGATATCGTCGATATGCTCGACCGTCCGGTTCTGGGCGTTCCTCCCGCTGCCATCATCATGCTGGTGCTGTTTGCCGTCTTTGCCTTCGTCAGCCGCAAGACGGCCTTCGGACGCTCCGTCTTTGCCATTGGCGGCAACCCGCACGCGGCCTTTCTCTCTGGCATCAATGTTTCGCGCATTCGCGTCGCCCTGTTTGCCATCGCCGGTGCCATGGCGGCCGTGTCCGGCATCCTTCTTCTCTCGCGGCTGGGCTCCGGCAATGCGACGGCTGCAAGCGGCCTGGAATTTGACGTCATCGCTGCGGTCGTTGTTGGTGGTACGGCCCTTTCGGGTGGGCGCGGTTCCATGCTCGGCACCTTGCTCGGCGTGCTGGTCATCACCCTCATCGGCAACGGCCTCGTGCTTCTCGGGATCAATCCGTTCTTCCAGCAGGTGGTGCGCGGCCTGATCATCGTCATCGCGGTTCTTGCCAATATTCAGGCGATCAAGCGCGGCGCGGCCCGCAACAAGGGGTAG
- a CDS encoding amino acid synthesis family protein, with product MTIEIRKTLLQVETVLIEGGKVAATPLKLYTAIAVVKNPWAGKGFVEDLKPEIHRTAPVLGELLTRMIIDAVGSGDDVEAYGKAAVVGLDGELEHASALIHTLRFGNHYRSAVGAKSYLAFCNTRGPANAPVMIPLMDKNDEGRRSHYLTIQTSVGDAPAANEILVALGASVGGRPHHRIGDRYQDLKDLGNDATNPAAV from the coding sequence TTGACCATCGAAATTCGCAAGACCCTGTTACAGGTTGAAACCGTGCTGATCGAGGGAGGCAAGGTCGCCGCAACGCCACTTAAGCTATATACGGCCATCGCCGTGGTGAAGAACCCCTGGGCGGGCAAAGGCTTTGTGGAGGACCTGAAGCCGGAGATTCATAGAACGGCGCCGGTGCTCGGCGAACTCCTGACGCGGATGATCATCGATGCTGTCGGCTCGGGCGATGACGTCGAAGCCTATGGCAAGGCTGCGGTCGTCGGGCTCGATGGCGAGCTCGAACATGCCTCCGCCCTCATCCATACCCTGCGTTTCGGCAATCACTACCGCAGTGCCGTCGGCGCGAAATCCTATCTTGCCTTCTGCAACACGCGCGGCCCTGCCAATGCGCCGGTCATGATCCCGCTGATGGACAAGAACGACGAAGGGCGGCGCTCGCATTATCTCACCATCCAGACGTCGGTCGGCGATGCGCCGGCAGCCAATGAAATTCTCGTGGCCCTTGGCGCGTCGGTCGGTGGCCGCCCGCATCATCGTATCGGCGACCGCTACCAGGATCTGAAGGATCTCGGCAACGACGCCACCAATCCGGCAGCTGTCTGA
- a CDS encoding SDR family oxidoreductase, which produces MTDRLKGKRIMITGAAQGIGLAIAKACAAEGARLFLIDMDEDLLGKEASALKFTGAVLGFLGASITDAAAIGNAVERAATDIGPVNALINNAGVNVFHEPLETSDAEWQRCFDINLKGAWNCTKAVLPGIIAAGGGVVLNIASTHAFTIIPHTFPYPLAKHALLGMTRSLGLEYADKGVRVNALAPGYVSTQKVIDYWNSFPDPVAAKAQTMKLHPGGRIASPEEIALAAVFMISDECPFMNATCLTIDGGLSVQQHGA; this is translated from the coding sequence ATGACGGACCGTCTCAAGGGCAAGCGGATCATGATCACCGGTGCTGCGCAGGGCATCGGCCTTGCCATCGCCAAGGCGTGCGCGGCCGAAGGGGCGCGCCTGTTCCTGATTGATATGGATGAAGACCTCCTCGGGAAGGAAGCGTCCGCCCTGAAGTTCACTGGTGCCGTGCTCGGTTTTTTAGGCGCAAGCATTACCGATGCCGCCGCGATCGGCAATGCCGTCGAGCGTGCAGCCACAGACATCGGCCCGGTCAACGCGCTGATCAACAATGCGGGCGTCAATGTCTTTCATGAGCCGCTGGAAACCAGCGACGCGGAATGGCAGCGCTGTTTCGACATCAACCTTAAGGGCGCCTGGAATTGTACCAAGGCGGTGCTGCCCGGTATCATTGCGGCCGGCGGCGGGGTGGTGCTCAACATCGCGTCCACCCATGCCTTCACCATCATCCCGCACACGTTCCCCTATCCGCTTGCCAAGCACGCGCTGCTCGGCATGACCCGGTCGCTCGGTCTCGAATATGCCGATAAGGGCGTGCGCGTGAACGCGCTGGCACCGGGCTATGTTTCCACACAGAAGGTCATCGATTACTGGAACAGCTTTCCTGACCCGGTCGCGGCGAAGGCGCAGACGATGAAACTGCACCCCGGCGGCCGTATCGCGTCACCGGAGGAAATTGCGCTTGCCGCCGTTTTCATGATTTCCGACGAGTGCCCGTTCATGAATGCGACCTGCCTGACCATCGATGGCGGCCTGAGCGTCCAGCAGCACGGAGCCTGA
- a CDS encoding GntR family transcriptional regulator gives MSQNLFAQAAAPAPNLESLRIDTPPVTLREMALERLRNAIIAGLFSPGQRLVERTLCDQLGVSRSVIREVLRHLETEGLIETAPKQGPIVALIDWHQARQIYDVRIALETTAVADCARNATSATKEKLKAVLKDLDRNSRKNDPLTILAATTQFYETIFLSGGHEIAWDIVKRLNSRISRLRVMTLATTNRTVSGPARMREIFNAIERNDPNAADAACRAHISEAAEIARTLLESEGRHDGGR, from the coding sequence ATGAGCCAGAACCTGTTTGCCCAAGCCGCCGCCCCTGCCCCAAACCTGGAATCGTTACGGATCGACACGCCGCCGGTCACCCTGCGGGAAATGGCGCTTGAGCGGTTGCGCAACGCCATCATCGCCGGGCTTTTCAGCCCGGGGCAGCGCCTGGTCGAGCGCACCCTGTGCGATCAGCTCGGCGTATCGCGCTCGGTCATCCGGGAAGTGCTGCGCCATCTGGAAACCGAGGGCCTTATCGAAACGGCGCCGAAACAGGGACCCATTGTCGCCCTCATCGATTGGCATCAGGCCCGGCAGATCTATGATGTCCGCATTGCACTGGAAACGACCGCCGTTGCCGACTGCGCCCGCAACGCGACATCCGCCACCAAGGAAAAGCTGAAAGCGGTGCTGAAAGATCTCGACCGCAACTCCCGCAAGAACGACCCTTTGACGATCCTCGCTGCAACCACGCAATTCTATGAGACGATCTTCCTGTCGGGCGGCCACGAAATCGCATGGGATATCGTCAAGCGCCTCAACAGCCGGATTTCCCGTCTGCGCGTGATGACGCTGGCCACAACCAACCGCACCGTATCGGGTCCTGCGCGCATGCGGGAAATCTTTAATGCAATTGAACGAAATGATCCCAACGCCGCCGATGCCGCCTGCCGCGCGCATATTTCCGAGGCAGCGGAAATAGCGCGAACTCTGCTGGAATCGGAAGGACGGCATGACGGCGGACGGTAA
- a CDS encoding flavin reductase, giving the protein MSETSFDARALRDAFGAFPTGVTVVTTHDASGLPVGFTANSFTSVSLDPPLLLVCLAKTSRNFETMTKAGKFAVNILSETQKDVSNTFARPVEDRFAAVEWKPGPEGSPIFADVAAWFDCLTEQVLDAGDHVIMTGRVGAFDNSGKNGLGYVRGSYFTPALAGKAVSAAAEGEAQLSAVIERDGDLLFLGNGTLSLPACAMESGEPVQTLRAHLERLTGLNISIGFLYSVYESRTDNRQHIVYRATASAGEPATGQFMAPAAALQGKFDSAATADIVRRFDLENSIGNFGVYFGNEIAGKVHPVSRKA; this is encoded by the coding sequence ATGAGCGAGACGAGTTTCGATGCACGCGCGTTGCGTGACGCGTTCGGCGCTTTTCCAACCGGCGTGACGGTGGTGACCACGCATGATGCGTCGGGCCTTCCGGTCGGCTTTACCGCCAATTCCTTTACCTCCGTTTCTCTCGATCCGCCGCTGCTGCTTGTCTGTCTGGCAAAAACGTCGCGGAATTTCGAGACGATGACGAAGGCGGGAAAATTTGCCGTGAACATCCTGTCGGAAACCCAGAAGGACGTTTCCAACACATTTGCACGTCCGGTCGAAGATCGCTTCGCTGCCGTCGAATGGAAACCCGGGCCAGAGGGATCGCCGATCTTTGCCGATGTCGCGGCCTGGTTCGATTGTTTAACGGAGCAGGTTCTGGACGCGGGCGATCACGTCATCATGACCGGCCGGGTTGGGGCCTTCGACAACAGCGGTAAAAACGGTCTTGGCTATGTTCGCGGCAGTTATTTCACCCCCGCATTGGCCGGCAAGGCCGTATCCGCAGCAGCGGAGGGGGAGGCACAGCTGAGCGCGGTGATCGAACGCGACGGTGATCTTCTTTTCCTTGGCAACGGCACGCTCAGCCTCCCGGCCTGCGCGATGGAAAGCGGCGAGCCTGTCCAGACCTTGCGCGCCCATCTTGAACGGCTGACGGGGCTGAACATTTCGATCGGATTTCTCTACTCCGTCTACGAGAGCCGCACCGACAACCGCCAGCACATTGTCTACCGTGCAACGGCAAGCGCCGGCGAACCTGCTACCGGCCAATTCATGGCGCCCGCCGCTGCGCTGCAGGGAAAATTCGACAGCGCCGCGACAGCGGATATCGTCCGGCGGTTTGATCTCGAAAACTCGATCGGGAACTTCGGCGTTTATTTCGGCAATGAGATAGCCGGCAAAGTTCACCCGGTTTCAAGGAAGGCCTGA
- the dgoD gene encoding galactonate dehydratase, translating to MKITKLTTYIVPPRWLFLKIETDEGVSGWGEPVVEGRALTVQAAVHELEDYLIGKDPFLIEDHWNVLYRGGFYRGGAIHMSAISGIDQALWDIKGKALGAPIHSLLGGQVRDRIKVYSWIGGDRPADVANNARDVVARGFKAIKLNGCEEMQIVDSWEKVDKAVQTIATIREAVGPYIGIGVDFHGRVHKPMAKVLAKELDPYKLMFIEEPVLSENKEALRDIVNHTGTPIALGERLYSRWDFKQVLSDGFVDIIQPDLSHAGGITECRKIAAMAEAYDVALAPHCPLGPIALAACLQIDAVSYNAFIQEQSLGIHYNKSNDILDYISNKDVFQYADGFVSIPQGPGLGIEVDEAYVIERAKEGHRWRNPIWRHEDGSFAEW from the coding sequence ATGAAAATCACCAAGCTCACCACCTACATCGTTCCGCCACGCTGGTTGTTCCTGAAGATCGAGACGGATGAAGGTGTTTCCGGCTGGGGCGAACCGGTGGTCGAGGGCAGGGCGCTGACGGTGCAGGCTGCCGTCCACGAACTGGAAGATTACCTGATCGGAAAAGATCCGTTCCTGATCGAGGATCACTGGAACGTCCTGTATCGCGGCGGGTTCTATCGCGGCGGCGCCATCCATATGAGCGCCATTTCCGGCATCGACCAGGCGCTCTGGGACATCAAGGGCAAGGCGCTCGGGGCACCCATCCATTCGTTGCTGGGCGGGCAGGTACGCGACAGGATCAAGGTCTATTCCTGGATCGGCGGCGATCGTCCCGCTGACGTCGCCAACAATGCCCGCGATGTCGTCGCTCGCGGTTTCAAGGCGATCAAGCTCAACGGCTGCGAGGAAATGCAGATCGTCGATAGCTGGGAGAAGGTCGATAAGGCAGTCCAGACTATCGCCACCATCCGCGAGGCGGTCGGTCCCTACATTGGCATAGGCGTCGATTTTCACGGCCGTGTGCACAAGCCGATGGCCAAGGTGCTCGCCAAGGAACTCGATCCCTACAAGCTGATGTTCATCGAAGAGCCGGTTCTGTCGGAAAACAAGGAAGCGCTTCGCGACATCGTCAATCATACGGGAACACCGATCGCGCTCGGTGAGCGGCTCTATTCGCGCTGGGATTTCAAGCAGGTCCTTTCCGACGGCTTTGTCGATATCATCCAGCCCGATCTTTCCCATGCCGGCGGCATTACCGAATGCCGCAAGATCGCGGCCATGGCGGAAGCCTATGACGTGGCGCTCGCCCCTCATTGCCCCCTGGGGCCGATCGCCCTTGCCGCCTGCCTGCAGATCGATGCCGTCAGCTACAACGCCTTCATTCAGGAGCAGAGCCTCGGCATCCACTACAACAAGAGCAACGATATCCTCGATTACATCTCCAACAAGGACGTCTTCCAGTACGCCGACGGTTTCGTCAGTATCCCGCAGGGGCCAGGGCTTGGCATCGAGGTCGATGAGGCCTACGTGATCGAGCGCGCCAAGGAAGGCCATCGCTGGCGCAACCCGATCTGGCGTCATGAAGACGGCAGTTTTGCAGAGTGGTGA
- a CDS encoding GMC family oxidoreductase, whose amino-acid sequence MSQGTAYDYIIVGGGSSACVVAARLVRDGKARVLMLERGPRKANPIMHFPAGYMKFLAKDTYLSMHQTKPQEQLNGRGPIVPQGKVLGGGSTVNAMVYMRGQAADYGRWNEAVTEPGTNNDGAWSYRDILPYFKAQEDNDHLGGEFHGVGGPLKISDLGHTSPMTRTYVKTLQGMGIPYNPDFNGAGQFGVGFMQHTIDWQTRRRCSAVDAFLAPVMNDPLLTIETGATVTRLVLENGRAAGVDYMQNGSKKTATAGVEVILAAGAYQTPKILMLAGIGPEDELSRHGIQTAVSLSGVGRNLQDHYECPVVATTKGSFGYYGADRGWPMIKAGLQYLLFKSGPATTTGVETCAFYDPDGNNAEPTIQMFCVPTVYLDRDVMGTDPGDGVTINSLLLRPKARGSVTLASTDPFANPIVDTQIFTHPDDLRLTIASFRFARTVLAASPMRELIDKEIFPGIDVTSDEAIADHCRRTVKTGYHPVGTCRMGHDRDPQAVLTPDLKVRGVDRLRVIDASIMPTIVSGNTNAAVLGAAAKAADLILA is encoded by the coding sequence ATGTCCCAGGGGACGGCATACGACTATATCATCGTGGGCGGCGGCAGTTCGGCCTGCGTCGTTGCCGCGCGTCTCGTGCGCGATGGCAAGGCGCGTGTTCTGATGCTGGAGCGGGGCCCCCGCAAGGCCAATCCGATCATGCATTTTCCGGCGGGCTACATGAAGTTTCTCGCCAAGGACACCTATCTGTCCATGCATCAGACCAAGCCGCAGGAACAGCTGAACGGCCGGGGTCCGATCGTGCCGCAGGGCAAGGTCCTGGGCGGCGGCAGCACGGTCAATGCCATGGTCTACATGCGCGGACAGGCGGCCGATTATGGTCGCTGGAACGAGGCGGTGACCGAGCCGGGGACAAACAATGATGGCGCCTGGTCGTACCGGGATATCCTGCCCTATTTCAAGGCGCAGGAAGACAACGATCATCTCGGCGGCGAATTCCACGGCGTTGGCGGACCGCTGAAGATTTCCGATCTTGGCCATACCAGCCCGATGACGCGCACCTATGTCAAAACCCTGCAGGGCATGGGCATTCCGTATAATCCGGATTTCAACGGCGCCGGACAGTTCGGCGTCGGCTTCATGCAGCATACGATCGACTGGCAGACCCGCCGCCGCTGCAGCGCGGTCGATGCGTTTCTCGCTCCCGTGATGAACGATCCGCTGCTGACGATCGAAACCGGGGCGACCGTCACGCGCCTCGTTCTGGAAAATGGCAGAGCTGCCGGCGTCGATTACATGCAGAATGGCTCGAAGAAGACCGCTACCGCCGGCGTCGAAGTCATTCTGGCGGCAGGAGCCTATCAGACGCCGAAAATCCTCATGCTCGCCGGCATCGGCCCGGAAGATGAGCTTTCCCGTCACGGCATTCAGACGGCGGTTTCGCTCTCCGGCGTCGGCCGCAACCTGCAGGATCACTACGAGTGCCCGGTGGTCGCGACGACCAAGGGTTCGTTCGGCTACTATGGGGCGGATCGCGGCTGGCCGATGATCAAGGCCGGGCTTCAATATCTGCTGTTCAAATCCGGCCCTGCGACCACCACCGGCGTGGAAACATGCGCCTTCTATGATCCCGACGGCAACAATGCGGAACCGACGATCCAGATGTTCTGCGTGCCGACCGTCTATCTCGACCGGGATGTGATGGGCACCGATCCCGGGGATGGCGTTACCATCAATTCGCTGCTCTTGAGACCCAAGGCGCGCGGAAGCGTCACGCTTGCCTCGACTGACCCGTTTGCCAATCCCATCGTCGATACGCAAATCTTCACGCATCCGGACGATCTGCGTCTGACGATCGCCAGCTTCCGCTTTGCCCGCACGGTTCTTGCGGCGTCGCCGATGCGGGAACTGATCGACAAGGAAATCTTCCCCGGCATCGACGTGACGAGTGACGAGGCGATCGCCGATCATTGCCGCCGCACGGTCAAGACCGGTTACCATCCCGTCGGCACCTGCAGAATGGGGCACGACCGGGATCCGCAAGCCGTTTTGACACCGGACCTGAAAGTTCGCGGCGTCGATCGGCTGCGTGTCATCGATGCCTCGATTATGCCCACCATCGTCAGCGGCAACACCAATGCTGCCGTTCTCGGCGCTGCCGCAAAGGCCGCCGATCTCATTCTTGCGTAG